From the genome of Excalfactoria chinensis isolate bCotChi1 chromosome 14, bCotChi1.hap2, whole genome shotgun sequence, one region includes:
- the CCP110 gene encoding centriolar coiled-coil protein of 110 kDa isoform X2, which yields MPAGGRSSVVPSFRGWAVAGRYRCMKMEDYETFCKQHLSRIQEATKGENSPALLDRNVSLIQFHGVPVLSPLLNFEKRKEIQQYRQKALDLETWRQNSHQRALLNRVQEILENIQNRKVSGTNDVNVRDAENTCPDADSKALTDLTALSDANLPRSPERHCPVRLEKSQELLPSDSMQQVTSNATEVGKPAEENVPSKESESHFSTVVPCPRAVSSDSVQSKLVSPALQKQEGQGVPSSEKEAQDPYAASLQNLMKKSREYVEKEQSRRSSKSSSRKSMNESHSDKENDAVKTSDSVKERAKITGTSSTALPLDKPYLNKSNAHIQGASTHTSNTSMSTLSSFSKVDIPMRVGTPPLVDSDSDEEFKNTSTFDRDSSIVRSLTGSYSKLPSPELSMSPKMHRRRPRPLSMGHIVINNPVNAYELSPKGKGRAMDLIMQDIADKNNVSESVPKFMMDFSMLCPSRVPGVIRSSSGPSDGLLVGKPNRHSFGHSEGKGALEGQVVMDNRGLYKVETGTVGPKLIEPFSTHQTTVTQKLLAVNETKASSLQENTKSPVELNKSYDVESPSPLLMQSKTVRQQVDTPGVPPANEQLLENSFEKVKRRLDLDTDNCQKDSNPCAVTVGMEEQEKQWLQEQKCPMASVYVTKNAAPDSSMAKEEILKTKMLAFEEMRKRLEEQHAQQLSILIAEQEREQEKLQKELEEQERKGKKIATTEIEISKVNINSRMELEWRKSESGLVESVQSQLETIHNANSTSIGFAHSTSPNTFTSTSETSFFLWGPSGSGVIKTSVSRPSNRIKTRWTQIFTPEIQMKFDKVTAVAKGFLTRRLLQTEKLKHLKQTVKDTMEFIRNFQSEAPLRRGTVSAQDASLHERVMAQLRAALYDIHDIFFSMEASERMNILRHDREVRKEKMLRQMDKVKSPRERATLSTATQKSLDRKKYMKASEMGMPSKKIVLKQRSPESRVLQPNQGQNAPLHRLLCRQGSICRKNPKKEAKCCDNLRRQHSLG from the exons CTGCATGAAAATGGAGGACTATGAAACATTCTGTAAGCAGCATCTGTCCAGAATCCAAGAGGCAACAAAAGGAGAGAACTCACCTGCTCTGCTGGACAGAAACGTCTCCCTCATTCAGTTCCATGGAGTTCCAGTGCTCTCCCCTCTG CTCAactttgaaaagagaaaggaaatacagCAGTATCGACAGAAAGCACTGGATCTAGAGACTTGGAGGCAGAACTCCCACCAAAGAGCCTTACTGAACCGTGTTCAGGAGATTCTGGAAAACATTCAG AACAGGAAAGTATCTGGTACGAATGATGTGAATGTGCGAGATGCTGAGAATACCTGCCCTGATGCAGACTCAAAAGCTTTGACTGATCTCACAGCTCTGTCAGATGCCAACTTGCCACGTTCTCCTGAAAGGCATTGTCCTGTGCGGCTTGAAAAAAGCCAAGAGCTTTTGCCATCAGACTCTATGCAGCAAGTGACATCAAATGCAACAGAAGTAGGCaaaccagcagaagaaaatgttccttCAAAGGAAAGTGAGAGTCACTTCTCAACAGTTGTTCCTTGTCCAAGGGCTGTGTCTTCTGACAGCGTGCAGAGTAAGCTTGTGTCCCCTGCTTTGCAAAAGCAAGAGGGACAAGGAGTGCCATCATCTGAGAAGGAAGCCCAAGATCCGTATGCAGCGAGCCTTCAGAACCTGATGAAAAAGTCTAGGGAGTACGTAGAGAAAGAGCAAAGCAGGCGTAGCTCAAAAAGCAGCTCAAGGAAGAGTATGAATGAAAGCCattcagataaagaaaatgatgCAGTTAAAACATCGGACTCTGTGAAAGAGAGAGCAAAGATTACAGGCACAAGTTCCACTGCTCTGCCACTTGATAAACCGTATCTTAATAAATCAAATGCTCATATTCAAGGTGCCTCTACTCATACAAGTAACACAAGTATGTCAACTTTATCCAGTTTTTCTAAAGTGGATATACCTATGAGAGTTGGAACACCCCCGCTGGTGGATTCGGATTCAGATGAagagtttaaaaatacttccacCTTTGATCGTGACAGTAGCATTGTCAGGAGCCTCACGGGGTCGTACAGCAAACTGCCGAGCCCAGAGCTAAGCATGAGTCCAAAAATGCACCGGAGGCGCCCAAGGCCTCTATCGATGGGACACATAGTTATAAACAACCCTGTGAATGCTTACGAACTAAGTCCCAAAGGTAAGGGTAGAGCAATGGATTTAATTATGCAAGATATTGCTGATAAAAATAACGTGTCTGAGTCAGTGCCGAAGTTCATGATGGACTTTAGTATGCTTTGCCCTAGCAGAGTTCCTGGTGTCATCAGGAGTTCTTCAGGTCCTTCTGATGGGTTGCTGGTTGGCAAACCAAACAGACATTCCTTTGGGCACTCAGAAGGCAAAGGGGCATTGGAAGGACAGGTAGTGATGGACAACAGAGGACTGTATAAAGTAGAGACTGGTACTGTGGGTCCAAAACTGATTGAGCCATTTTCCACCCATCAGACTACAGTAACACAGAAGCTCCTAGCTGTGAATGAAACCAAAGCATCCAGTTTGCAAGAAAATACTAAATCTCCAGTAGAACTCAATAAATCTTATGATGTAGAAAGCCCATCCCCACTACTGATGCAGAGCAAGACTGTACGCCAGCAGGTGGATACTCCAGGTGTTCCCCCAGCAAACGAACAGCTTCTAGAGAACAGTTTTGAAAAGGTAAAACGCAGGCTTGATTTGGACACCGACAACTGCCAGAAAGACAGCAATCCCTGCGCTGTAACTGTTGGAATGGAGGAACAGGAGAAGCAATGGCTGCAAGAGCAGAAATGTCCCATGGCATCAGTTTACGTCACCAAGAATGCAGCCCCTGATTCAAGTATGGCAAAAG AAGAGATTTTGAAGACTAAAATGTTGGCCTTTGAGGAAATGAGGAAGAGACTCGAAGAACAGCATGCACAACAGCTGTCAATTCTGATAGCAGAACAAGAGCGGGAGCAGGAGAAATTGCAGAAG GAACTGGAGGAacaggagaggaagggaaagaagattGCTAcgacagaaatagaaatatctAAAGTGAATATTAACAGTAGGATGGAGTTGGAGTGGAGAAAAAGTGAAAGCGGCTTAGTGGAAAGTGTGCAGTCACAGCTGGAGACAATCCATAATGCAAACTCTACAAGCATTG gttTTGCTCATAGTACGTCACCCAACACCTTTACTTCAACAAGTGAAACTTCATTCTTTCTCTGGGGACCATCAGGCAGCGGAGTTATAAAAACCTCAGTGTCTAGGCCAAGTAACAGGATCAAAACCAGATGGACCCAg atttttaCTCCAGAGATACAAATGAAGTTCGATAAGGTAACTGCTGTGGCAAAGGGGTTTCTTACGCGTCGGCTCCTAcagacagagaaactgaaacatctCAAGCAGACCGTGAAA GATACCATGGAGTTCATAAGAAATTTTCAGTCTGAAGCTCCATTAAGAAGAGGAACTGTTTCAGCACAAGATGCATCCCTTCATGAAAGAGTAATGGCTCAG CTTCGAGCTGCTCTGTATGATATCCATGACATATTTTTCTCAATGGAGGCATCAGAGAGAATGAACATCCTGCGTCACGATCGTGAAGTTCGTAAAGAGAAGATGCTGAGGCAAATG GATAAAGTCAagagtccaagagagagagCAACACTTTCAACAGCTACGCAGAAATCTCTGGATAGGAAGAAGTACATGAA GGCTTCAGAAATGGGAATGCCTAGTAAAAAAATAGTACTAAAACAAAGAAGTCCTGAGAGCCG AGTACTTCAACCAAACCAAGGGCAGAACGCCCCACTCCATAGATTACTTTGCAGACAAGG gaGCATATGCAGGAAGAACCCTAAGAAAGAAGCCAAATGTTGTGACAATTTAAGACGACAGCACTCTCTAGGATGA
- the CCP110 gene encoding centriolar coiled-coil protein of 110 kDa isoform X1, with translation MPAGGRSSVVPSFRGWAVAGRYRCMKMEDYETFCKQHLSRIQEATKGENSPALLDRNVSLIQFHGVPVLSPLLNFEKRKEIQQYRQKALDLETWRQNSHQRALLNRVQEILENIQNRKVSGTNDVNVRDAENTCPDADSKALTDLTALSDANLPRSPERHCPVRLEKSQELLPSDSMQQVTSNATEVGKPAEENVPSKESESHFSTVVPCPRAVSSDSVQSKLVSPALQKQEGQGVPSSEKEAQDPYAASLQNLMKKSREYVEKEQSRRSSKSSSRKSMNESHSDKENDAVKTSDSVKERAKITGTSSTALPLDKPYLNKSNAHIQGASTHTSNTSMSTLSSFSKVDIPMRVGTPPLVDSDSDEEFKNTSTFDRDSSIVRSLTGSYSKLPSPELSMSPKMHRRRPRPLSMGHIVINNPVNAYELSPKGKGRAMDLIMQDIADKNNVSESVPKFMMDFSMLCPSRVPGVIRSSSGPSDGLLVGKPNRHSFGHSEGKGALEGQVVMDNRGLYKVETGTVGPKLIEPFSTHQTTVTQKLLAVNETKASSLQENTKSPVELNKSYDVESPSPLLMQSKTVRQQVDTPGVPPANEQLLENSFEKVKRRLDLDTDNCQKDSNPCAVTVGMEEQEKQWLQEQKCPMASVYVTKNAAPDSSMAKEEILKTKMLAFEEMRKRLEEQHAQQLSILIAEQEREQEKLQKELEEQERKGKKIATTEIEISKVNINSRMELEWRKSESGLVESVQSQLETIHNANSTSIGFAHSTSPNTFTSTSETSFFLWGPSGSGVIKTSVSRPSNRIKTRWTQIFTPEIQMKFDKVTAVAKGFLTRRLLQTEKLKHLKQTVKDTMEFIRNFQSEAPLRRGTVSAQDASLHERVMAQLRAALYDIHDIFFSMEASERMNILRHDREVRKEKMLRQMDKVKSPRERATLSTATQKSLDRKKYMKASEMGMPSKKIVLKQRSPESRVLQPNQGQNAPLHRLLCRQGTPKASMKGVEQNRKKASESRVSNKAVSGAYAGRTLRKKPNVVTI, from the exons CTGCATGAAAATGGAGGACTATGAAACATTCTGTAAGCAGCATCTGTCCAGAATCCAAGAGGCAACAAAAGGAGAGAACTCACCTGCTCTGCTGGACAGAAACGTCTCCCTCATTCAGTTCCATGGAGTTCCAGTGCTCTCCCCTCTG CTCAactttgaaaagagaaaggaaatacagCAGTATCGACAGAAAGCACTGGATCTAGAGACTTGGAGGCAGAACTCCCACCAAAGAGCCTTACTGAACCGTGTTCAGGAGATTCTGGAAAACATTCAG AACAGGAAAGTATCTGGTACGAATGATGTGAATGTGCGAGATGCTGAGAATACCTGCCCTGATGCAGACTCAAAAGCTTTGACTGATCTCACAGCTCTGTCAGATGCCAACTTGCCACGTTCTCCTGAAAGGCATTGTCCTGTGCGGCTTGAAAAAAGCCAAGAGCTTTTGCCATCAGACTCTATGCAGCAAGTGACATCAAATGCAACAGAAGTAGGCaaaccagcagaagaaaatgttccttCAAAGGAAAGTGAGAGTCACTTCTCAACAGTTGTTCCTTGTCCAAGGGCTGTGTCTTCTGACAGCGTGCAGAGTAAGCTTGTGTCCCCTGCTTTGCAAAAGCAAGAGGGACAAGGAGTGCCATCATCTGAGAAGGAAGCCCAAGATCCGTATGCAGCGAGCCTTCAGAACCTGATGAAAAAGTCTAGGGAGTACGTAGAGAAAGAGCAAAGCAGGCGTAGCTCAAAAAGCAGCTCAAGGAAGAGTATGAATGAAAGCCattcagataaagaaaatgatgCAGTTAAAACATCGGACTCTGTGAAAGAGAGAGCAAAGATTACAGGCACAAGTTCCACTGCTCTGCCACTTGATAAACCGTATCTTAATAAATCAAATGCTCATATTCAAGGTGCCTCTACTCATACAAGTAACACAAGTATGTCAACTTTATCCAGTTTTTCTAAAGTGGATATACCTATGAGAGTTGGAACACCCCCGCTGGTGGATTCGGATTCAGATGAagagtttaaaaatacttccacCTTTGATCGTGACAGTAGCATTGTCAGGAGCCTCACGGGGTCGTACAGCAAACTGCCGAGCCCAGAGCTAAGCATGAGTCCAAAAATGCACCGGAGGCGCCCAAGGCCTCTATCGATGGGACACATAGTTATAAACAACCCTGTGAATGCTTACGAACTAAGTCCCAAAGGTAAGGGTAGAGCAATGGATTTAATTATGCAAGATATTGCTGATAAAAATAACGTGTCTGAGTCAGTGCCGAAGTTCATGATGGACTTTAGTATGCTTTGCCCTAGCAGAGTTCCTGGTGTCATCAGGAGTTCTTCAGGTCCTTCTGATGGGTTGCTGGTTGGCAAACCAAACAGACATTCCTTTGGGCACTCAGAAGGCAAAGGGGCATTGGAAGGACAGGTAGTGATGGACAACAGAGGACTGTATAAAGTAGAGACTGGTACTGTGGGTCCAAAACTGATTGAGCCATTTTCCACCCATCAGACTACAGTAACACAGAAGCTCCTAGCTGTGAATGAAACCAAAGCATCCAGTTTGCAAGAAAATACTAAATCTCCAGTAGAACTCAATAAATCTTATGATGTAGAAAGCCCATCCCCACTACTGATGCAGAGCAAGACTGTACGCCAGCAGGTGGATACTCCAGGTGTTCCCCCAGCAAACGAACAGCTTCTAGAGAACAGTTTTGAAAAGGTAAAACGCAGGCTTGATTTGGACACCGACAACTGCCAGAAAGACAGCAATCCCTGCGCTGTAACTGTTGGAATGGAGGAACAGGAGAAGCAATGGCTGCAAGAGCAGAAATGTCCCATGGCATCAGTTTACGTCACCAAGAATGCAGCCCCTGATTCAAGTATGGCAAAAG AAGAGATTTTGAAGACTAAAATGTTGGCCTTTGAGGAAATGAGGAAGAGACTCGAAGAACAGCATGCACAACAGCTGTCAATTCTGATAGCAGAACAAGAGCGGGAGCAGGAGAAATTGCAGAAG GAACTGGAGGAacaggagaggaagggaaagaagattGCTAcgacagaaatagaaatatctAAAGTGAATATTAACAGTAGGATGGAGTTGGAGTGGAGAAAAAGTGAAAGCGGCTTAGTGGAAAGTGTGCAGTCACAGCTGGAGACAATCCATAATGCAAACTCTACAAGCATTG gttTTGCTCATAGTACGTCACCCAACACCTTTACTTCAACAAGTGAAACTTCATTCTTTCTCTGGGGACCATCAGGCAGCGGAGTTATAAAAACCTCAGTGTCTAGGCCAAGTAACAGGATCAAAACCAGATGGACCCAg atttttaCTCCAGAGATACAAATGAAGTTCGATAAGGTAACTGCTGTGGCAAAGGGGTTTCTTACGCGTCGGCTCCTAcagacagagaaactgaaacatctCAAGCAGACCGTGAAA GATACCATGGAGTTCATAAGAAATTTTCAGTCTGAAGCTCCATTAAGAAGAGGAACTGTTTCAGCACAAGATGCATCCCTTCATGAAAGAGTAATGGCTCAG CTTCGAGCTGCTCTGTATGATATCCATGACATATTTTTCTCAATGGAGGCATCAGAGAGAATGAACATCCTGCGTCACGATCGTGAAGTTCGTAAAGAGAAGATGCTGAGGCAAATG GATAAAGTCAagagtccaagagagagagCAACACTTTCAACAGCTACGCAGAAATCTCTGGATAGGAAGAAGTACATGAA GGCTTCAGAAATGGGAATGCCTAGTAAAAAAATAGTACTAAAACAAAGAAGTCCTGAGAGCCG AGTACTTCAACCAAACCAAGGGCAGAACGCCCCACTCCATAGATTACTTTGCAGACAAGG AACCCCTAAGGCCTCAATGAAGGGGGTTGAGCAAAATAGAAAGAAGGCCTCAGAGAGCCGAGTGTCTAACAAGGCGGTTTCAG gaGCATATGCAGGAAGAACCCTAAGAAAGAAGCCAAATGTTGTGACAATTTAA
- the CCP110 gene encoding centriolar coiled-coil protein of 110 kDa isoform X3, which produces MKMEDYETFCKQHLSRIQEATKGENSPALLDRNVSLIQFHGVPVLSPLLNFEKRKEIQQYRQKALDLETWRQNSHQRALLNRVQEILENIQNRKVSGTNDVNVRDAENTCPDADSKALTDLTALSDANLPRSPERHCPVRLEKSQELLPSDSMQQVTSNATEVGKPAEENVPSKESESHFSTVVPCPRAVSSDSVQSKLVSPALQKQEGQGVPSSEKEAQDPYAASLQNLMKKSREYVEKEQSRRSSKSSSRKSMNESHSDKENDAVKTSDSVKERAKITGTSSTALPLDKPYLNKSNAHIQGASTHTSNTSMSTLSSFSKVDIPMRVGTPPLVDSDSDEEFKNTSTFDRDSSIVRSLTGSYSKLPSPELSMSPKMHRRRPRPLSMGHIVINNPVNAYELSPKGKGRAMDLIMQDIADKNNVSESVPKFMMDFSMLCPSRVPGVIRSSSGPSDGLLVGKPNRHSFGHSEGKGALEGQVVMDNRGLYKVETGTVGPKLIEPFSTHQTTVTQKLLAVNETKASSLQENTKSPVELNKSYDVESPSPLLMQSKTVRQQVDTPGVPPANEQLLENSFEKVKRRLDLDTDNCQKDSNPCAVTVGMEEQEKQWLQEQKCPMASVYVTKNAAPDSSMAKEEILKTKMLAFEEMRKRLEEQHAQQLSILIAEQEREQEKLQKELEEQERKGKKIATTEIEISKVNINSRMELEWRKSESGLVESVQSQLETIHNANSTSIGFAHSTSPNTFTSTSETSFFLWGPSGSGVIKTSVSRPSNRIKTRWTQIFTPEIQMKFDKVTAVAKGFLTRRLLQTEKLKHLKQTVKDTMEFIRNFQSEAPLRRGTVSAQDASLHERVMAQLRAALYDIHDIFFSMEASERMNILRHDREVRKEKMLRQMDKVKSPRERATLSTATQKSLDRKKYMKASEMGMPSKKIVLKQRSPESRVLQPNQGQNAPLHRLLCRQGTPKASMKGVEQNRKKASESRVSNKAVSGAYAGRTLRKKPNVVTI; this is translated from the exons ATGAAAATGGAGGACTATGAAACATTCTGTAAGCAGCATCTGTCCAGAATCCAAGAGGCAACAAAAGGAGAGAACTCACCTGCTCTGCTGGACAGAAACGTCTCCCTCATTCAGTTCCATGGAGTTCCAGTGCTCTCCCCTCTG CTCAactttgaaaagagaaaggaaatacagCAGTATCGACAGAAAGCACTGGATCTAGAGACTTGGAGGCAGAACTCCCACCAAAGAGCCTTACTGAACCGTGTTCAGGAGATTCTGGAAAACATTCAG AACAGGAAAGTATCTGGTACGAATGATGTGAATGTGCGAGATGCTGAGAATACCTGCCCTGATGCAGACTCAAAAGCTTTGACTGATCTCACAGCTCTGTCAGATGCCAACTTGCCACGTTCTCCTGAAAGGCATTGTCCTGTGCGGCTTGAAAAAAGCCAAGAGCTTTTGCCATCAGACTCTATGCAGCAAGTGACATCAAATGCAACAGAAGTAGGCaaaccagcagaagaaaatgttccttCAAAGGAAAGTGAGAGTCACTTCTCAACAGTTGTTCCTTGTCCAAGGGCTGTGTCTTCTGACAGCGTGCAGAGTAAGCTTGTGTCCCCTGCTTTGCAAAAGCAAGAGGGACAAGGAGTGCCATCATCTGAGAAGGAAGCCCAAGATCCGTATGCAGCGAGCCTTCAGAACCTGATGAAAAAGTCTAGGGAGTACGTAGAGAAAGAGCAAAGCAGGCGTAGCTCAAAAAGCAGCTCAAGGAAGAGTATGAATGAAAGCCattcagataaagaaaatgatgCAGTTAAAACATCGGACTCTGTGAAAGAGAGAGCAAAGATTACAGGCACAAGTTCCACTGCTCTGCCACTTGATAAACCGTATCTTAATAAATCAAATGCTCATATTCAAGGTGCCTCTACTCATACAAGTAACACAAGTATGTCAACTTTATCCAGTTTTTCTAAAGTGGATATACCTATGAGAGTTGGAACACCCCCGCTGGTGGATTCGGATTCAGATGAagagtttaaaaatacttccacCTTTGATCGTGACAGTAGCATTGTCAGGAGCCTCACGGGGTCGTACAGCAAACTGCCGAGCCCAGAGCTAAGCATGAGTCCAAAAATGCACCGGAGGCGCCCAAGGCCTCTATCGATGGGACACATAGTTATAAACAACCCTGTGAATGCTTACGAACTAAGTCCCAAAGGTAAGGGTAGAGCAATGGATTTAATTATGCAAGATATTGCTGATAAAAATAACGTGTCTGAGTCAGTGCCGAAGTTCATGATGGACTTTAGTATGCTTTGCCCTAGCAGAGTTCCTGGTGTCATCAGGAGTTCTTCAGGTCCTTCTGATGGGTTGCTGGTTGGCAAACCAAACAGACATTCCTTTGGGCACTCAGAAGGCAAAGGGGCATTGGAAGGACAGGTAGTGATGGACAACAGAGGACTGTATAAAGTAGAGACTGGTACTGTGGGTCCAAAACTGATTGAGCCATTTTCCACCCATCAGACTACAGTAACACAGAAGCTCCTAGCTGTGAATGAAACCAAAGCATCCAGTTTGCAAGAAAATACTAAATCTCCAGTAGAACTCAATAAATCTTATGATGTAGAAAGCCCATCCCCACTACTGATGCAGAGCAAGACTGTACGCCAGCAGGTGGATACTCCAGGTGTTCCCCCAGCAAACGAACAGCTTCTAGAGAACAGTTTTGAAAAGGTAAAACGCAGGCTTGATTTGGACACCGACAACTGCCAGAAAGACAGCAATCCCTGCGCTGTAACTGTTGGAATGGAGGAACAGGAGAAGCAATGGCTGCAAGAGCAGAAATGTCCCATGGCATCAGTTTACGTCACCAAGAATGCAGCCCCTGATTCAAGTATGGCAAAAG AAGAGATTTTGAAGACTAAAATGTTGGCCTTTGAGGAAATGAGGAAGAGACTCGAAGAACAGCATGCACAACAGCTGTCAATTCTGATAGCAGAACAAGAGCGGGAGCAGGAGAAATTGCAGAAG GAACTGGAGGAacaggagaggaagggaaagaagattGCTAcgacagaaatagaaatatctAAAGTGAATATTAACAGTAGGATGGAGTTGGAGTGGAGAAAAAGTGAAAGCGGCTTAGTGGAAAGTGTGCAGTCACAGCTGGAGACAATCCATAATGCAAACTCTACAAGCATTG gttTTGCTCATAGTACGTCACCCAACACCTTTACTTCAACAAGTGAAACTTCATTCTTTCTCTGGGGACCATCAGGCAGCGGAGTTATAAAAACCTCAGTGTCTAGGCCAAGTAACAGGATCAAAACCAGATGGACCCAg atttttaCTCCAGAGATACAAATGAAGTTCGATAAGGTAACTGCTGTGGCAAAGGGGTTTCTTACGCGTCGGCTCCTAcagacagagaaactgaaacatctCAAGCAGACCGTGAAA GATACCATGGAGTTCATAAGAAATTTTCAGTCTGAAGCTCCATTAAGAAGAGGAACTGTTTCAGCACAAGATGCATCCCTTCATGAAAGAGTAATGGCTCAG CTTCGAGCTGCTCTGTATGATATCCATGACATATTTTTCTCAATGGAGGCATCAGAGAGAATGAACATCCTGCGTCACGATCGTGAAGTTCGTAAAGAGAAGATGCTGAGGCAAATG GATAAAGTCAagagtccaagagagagagCAACACTTTCAACAGCTACGCAGAAATCTCTGGATAGGAAGAAGTACATGAA GGCTTCAGAAATGGGAATGCCTAGTAAAAAAATAGTACTAAAACAAAGAAGTCCTGAGAGCCG AGTACTTCAACCAAACCAAGGGCAGAACGCCCCACTCCATAGATTACTTTGCAGACAAGG AACCCCTAAGGCCTCAATGAAGGGGGTTGAGCAAAATAGAAAGAAGGCCTCAGAGAGCCGAGTGTCTAACAAGGCGGTTTCAG gaGCATATGCAGGAAGAACCCTAAGAAAGAAGCCAAATGTTGTGACAATTTAA